Proteins encoded in a region of the Streptomyces akebiae genome:
- a CDS encoding carboxylesterase/lipase family protein yields the protein MVGSEMNRRAMIGSSLSVVAAMSMPFPAHAWTARSTVVAATRYGRVRGKCEEGIAKFLGVPYATPPLGELRFKAPKPPTRWSGVRDAVSFPHPAFQVPGGEMGPAGNGRMPAPSEDCLYLNIWTPAADGRRRPVMFYNHGGGYMIGSGSATGQDGTHLAQLYDVVVVESNHRLGLLGYLFLGDLADGDYAANQGMLDILAALRWTRENIENFGGDPDNIMVWGESGGGAKTAAVYTMPAAVPLFHKASIESAAPLRFPTRDGATARARRTLELLGLTTADIPRLHDIPAARLLEIQQSEAANGAPPWGDPGPLPGFGAFVDGTVIPRHPFADGAAPFSADKPLMCGTCRDETVFFSLFGPPDIFRIDEAGLRGRLSGTYQGAELDEIIRTFRASRSNATPAQLYFAITTSPIWRDAIKIAEAKRAQHAAPVFMYQLAYPSPTLVPGTDFPIGSPHASDINLKFANTDKNLDSIFNKDQSPERLATARQMSELWAGFAHTGRPTAAGVPRWPAYTLTDRATMWLDARCRIVNDPDRNERLFWENRD from the coding sequence ATGGTGGGCTCGGAAATGAACCGCAGGGCGATGATCGGCAGTTCGCTGTCCGTGGTTGCCGCGATGAGCATGCCCTTCCCGGCACATGCGTGGACCGCCAGGAGCACGGTCGTGGCGGCAACCCGTTACGGCAGGGTGCGCGGGAAATGCGAGGAGGGCATCGCCAAGTTTCTCGGCGTGCCCTACGCCACGCCGCCGCTCGGTGAACTCCGGTTCAAGGCCCCGAAGCCGCCCACGAGGTGGTCCGGTGTACGCGACGCGGTGAGCTTTCCCCACCCGGCGTTCCAGGTGCCGGGGGGTGAGATGGGTCCAGCCGGCAACGGCCGCATGCCGGCTCCCTCCGAGGACTGCCTCTACCTCAACATCTGGACTCCCGCTGCCGACGGCAGGCGGCGGCCGGTGATGTTCTACAACCACGGCGGCGGCTACATGATCGGCTCCGGCTCCGCCACCGGGCAGGACGGCACCCACCTGGCACAGCTCTACGACGTGGTGGTGGTCGAGTCCAACCACCGGCTGGGCCTGCTGGGCTATCTGTTCCTGGGTGATCTCGCCGACGGCGACTACGCGGCCAACCAGGGGATGCTGGACATTCTCGCTGCGCTGCGCTGGACCAGGGAGAACATCGAGAACTTCGGCGGCGACCCCGACAACATCATGGTCTGGGGCGAGAGCGGCGGCGGCGCCAAGACCGCGGCCGTCTACACCATGCCGGCCGCCGTGCCGCTGTTCCACAAGGCGTCGATCGAGAGCGCCGCGCCCCTGCGCTTCCCGACCCGTGACGGTGCCACCGCCCGGGCCAGGCGCACGCTGGAGCTGCTGGGGCTGACGACGGCGGACATACCCCGGCTGCATGACATCCCGGCCGCCAGGCTGCTGGAGATCCAGCAGTCGGAGGCCGCGAACGGCGCCCCGCCGTGGGGCGACCCCGGCCCGCTCCCCGGCTTCGGCGCCTTCGTCGACGGGACCGTCATCCCGCGGCACCCCTTCGCCGACGGCGCCGCGCCCTTCTCGGCCGACAAGCCGCTGATGTGCGGCACGTGCCGGGACGAGACGGTGTTCTTCAGCCTGTTCGGGCCGCCCGACATCTTCCGGATCGACGAGGCCGGACTGCGCGGCAGGCTGAGTGGCACGTATCAGGGCGCCGAACTCGACGAGATCATCCGTACCTTCCGGGCGTCACGGTCGAACGCGACACCGGCACAGCTCTACTTCGCGATCACCACCTCGCCCATCTGGCGCGACGCGATCAAGATCGCGGAGGCCAAACGGGCACAGCACGCCGCGCCCGTGTTCATGTACCAGCTCGCCTACCCGAGCCCGACCCTGGTGCCCGGCACCGATTTCCCCATCGGCTCACCGCACGCGTCGGACATCAACCTCAAATTCGCCAACACCGACAAGAACCTCGACTCGATCTTCAACAAGGATCAGTCGCCGGAACGGCTGGCGACCGCACGGCAGATGAGTGAACTGTGGGCGGGCTTCGCCCACACGGGCCGCCCCACGGCGGCGGGCGTGCCGAGATGGCCCGCCTACACCCTGACCGACCGTGCCACGATGTGGCTCGACGCCAGGTGCCGGATCGTCAACGACCCGGACAGGAACGAAAGACTGTTCTGGGAGAACCGCGACTGA
- a CDS encoding helix-turn-helix domain-containing protein codes for MLGSMTSNVPLNELGEFLKKRRSQLSPRTVGLPSTSRLRRVDGLRREEVAQLASISTDYYTRLEQGRMQASAPVLDTLARVLHLDDDERGYLFQLAGKTTVRTRRRGVQKVQPQLQRVLEDLTSVPAMIQGRRGDILAWNVLAAALVTDFSRIPEKHRNYPRLLFIDPAMRGLYADWETAAQVTVAQLRMEAAKYPEDPRLIALVGELSMRDKQFAQWWGDHRVAARTVGTKTLIHPVVGEVTLDCDTLTANTDPDQYMTVWTAAPGSPAHDRLRILASWAADQNLPASSGWEA; via the coding sequence ATGCTGGGAAGCATGACCAGCAACGTCCCCCTGAACGAACTGGGAGAATTCCTCAAGAAGCGCCGCTCACAGCTGAGCCCGCGCACGGTCGGGCTTCCGTCGACAAGCCGGCTGCGCCGGGTGGACGGGCTGCGCCGCGAGGAGGTTGCCCAACTCGCCTCGATCAGCACCGACTACTACACCCGGCTCGAGCAGGGCCGCATGCAGGCGTCCGCTCCCGTGCTGGACACTCTCGCGCGGGTGCTCCATCTGGATGACGACGAGCGGGGCTATCTGTTCCAGCTCGCGGGCAAGACCACCGTCCGCACTCGGCGCCGCGGCGTGCAGAAGGTACAGCCACAGCTGCAGCGGGTACTGGAGGACCTCACCTCCGTCCCGGCCATGATCCAGGGGCGTCGCGGTGACATCCTGGCGTGGAACGTGCTGGCGGCCGCGCTGGTCACCGATTTCTCCCGCATTCCGGAGAAGCACCGCAACTATCCCCGGCTCCTGTTCATCGACCCGGCGATGCGCGGCCTCTACGCCGACTGGGAGACGGCTGCGCAGGTCACCGTCGCGCAGCTGCGGATGGAGGCGGCGAAGTATCCGGAGGATCCCCGTCTGATTGCGCTGGTCGGTGAACTGTCCATGCGCGACAAGCAGTTCGCCCAGTGGTGGGGCGACCACCGCGTCGCCGCCCGCACCGTCGGCACCAAGACCCTGATCCATCCGGTCGTGGGCGAGGTCACCCTCGACTGCGACACCCTCACCGCCAACACCGACCCCGACCAGTACATGACGGTCTGGACCGCCGCCCCGGGATCCCCCGCGCACGACAGGCTGCGCATCCTCGCCTCCTGGGCCGCCGACCAGAACCTGCCGGCCTCGTCAGGATGGGAAGCATGA
- a CDS encoding SDR family NAD(P)-dependent oxidoreductase, translated as MTTFALIGAGPGLGLASARRFAAAGHTVALISRNAENLDGLTTELASDGIDARGFAADVLDIESLTAALYAAGAALGPVEILQYSPVPRADFMKPVLDTSADDLDAPLAFSVKGPVTAVNAVLPGMRDLGRGTLLFVNGSSAVRPNPNVAGTSIAFAAESAYARMLHDTLAHENIHAAQLIVPGAIRPDAEHSSPDALAQRLYDIHAKRDGFRHYSEPLPD; from the coding sequence TTGACCACATTCGCCCTGATCGGCGCCGGACCCGGCCTCGGGCTCGCATCCGCCCGCCGCTTCGCAGCAGCCGGGCACACCGTCGCCCTCATCTCCCGCAACGCCGAGAACCTGGACGGCCTCACGACCGAGCTGGCCAGCGACGGCATCGATGCCCGCGGCTTCGCCGCCGACGTGCTTGACATCGAGTCCCTGACCGCGGCCCTGTACGCGGCCGGAGCCGCGCTGGGGCCCGTCGAGATCCTCCAGTACAGCCCCGTGCCCCGCGCCGACTTCATGAAGCCGGTCCTGGACACCAGCGCCGACGACCTCGACGCCCCCCTCGCCTTCTCCGTCAAAGGCCCCGTCACCGCGGTGAACGCCGTCCTGCCCGGCATGCGCGACCTCGGCCGGGGCACCCTCCTGTTCGTCAACGGCTCCAGCGCCGTACGCCCCAACCCGAACGTCGCCGGCACCTCCATCGCGTTCGCCGCCGAGAGCGCCTACGCCCGCATGCTCCACGACACCCTCGCCCACGAGAACATCCACGCCGCACAGCTGATCGTCCCCGGCGCCATCCGGCCCGACGCCGAACACAGCAGCCCCGACGCCTTGGCCCAGCGCCTGTACGACATCCACGCCAAGCGCGACGGCTTCCGCCACTACTCCGAGCCCCTGCCCGACTAA
- a CDS encoding zinc-dependent alcohol dehydrogenase family protein: protein MRGAVIHAPGDVRFETLDDPKISRPTDAIIRTVATCVCGSDLWPYRGVEPVDEPHPMGHEYVGIVEEVGSEVSNVKPGQFVVGSFATSDNTCANCRNGWQSSCLNREFMGTCQADYVRIPNAHGTLVATDEHPSGELVPSLLAVSDVMGTGWYAALAAEVRPGSTAVVVGDGAVGLCGVIAAKELGAERIIAMSRHESRQKLALEFGATDIISERGDEGIARVKDLTGGIGADSVLECVGTAESMRQALHSARPGGNVGFVGVPHEVSVEGQELFFSQVGLRGGPAPVRRYLPDLIDRVLSGRINPGKVFDLTLPLDQVAEGYRAMDERRAIKALLKP from the coding sequence ATGCGCGGAGCAGTCATTCACGCCCCCGGCGACGTGCGCTTCGAGACCCTGGACGACCCGAAGATCAGCCGACCGACCGACGCGATCATCCGCACGGTCGCCACCTGCGTGTGCGGCTCGGACCTGTGGCCCTACCGCGGCGTGGAGCCGGTGGACGAGCCCCATCCGATGGGGCACGAGTACGTCGGCATCGTGGAGGAGGTCGGCAGCGAGGTCTCCAACGTCAAGCCGGGGCAGTTCGTGGTCGGCTCCTTCGCCACCTCGGACAACACCTGCGCCAACTGCCGTAACGGCTGGCAGTCCAGCTGTCTGAACCGCGAGTTCATGGGCACCTGCCAGGCCGACTACGTCCGCATCCCCAACGCCCACGGCACCCTGGTCGCCACCGACGAGCACCCGTCCGGCGAGCTCGTGCCCAGCCTGCTCGCCGTCTCCGACGTGATGGGCACCGGCTGGTACGCCGCCCTCGCGGCCGAGGTGAGGCCTGGCTCCACGGCCGTCGTCGTCGGTGACGGCGCGGTCGGCCTGTGCGGCGTCATCGCCGCCAAGGAACTGGGCGCCGAGCGGATCATCGCGATGAGCCGCCACGAGTCCCGGCAGAAGCTGGCCCTGGAGTTCGGCGCCACCGACATCATCAGCGAACGCGGCGACGAAGGCATCGCCCGCGTCAAGGACCTCACCGGTGGTATCGGCGCCGACTCCGTCCTGGAGTGCGTCGGCACGGCCGAGTCCATGCGCCAGGCCCTGCACTCCGCCCGCCCCGGCGGCAACGTCGGCTTCGTCGGCGTCCCGCACGAGGTCTCGGTCGAGGGCCAGGAGCTGTTCTTCTCCCAGGTCGGCCTGCGCGGCGGCCCCGCCCCCGTGCGCCGCTACCTGCCCGACCTGATCGACCGGGTCCTGTCCGGCCGGATCAACCCGGGCAAGGTCTTCGACCTCACTCTGCCCCTGGACCAGGTCGCCGAGGGCTACCGGGCCATGGACGAACGCCGCGCCATCAAGGCGCTTTTGAAGCCCTGA
- a CDS encoding cyclophilin-like fold protein, with translation MNSAARRALVRAVPAAALLLAVTACTSDSSEVTPSSASSSPASSGRQEASTSAAPSASAERNTAMAIRVTIDGRPVDATLNDSPAARDFADLLPLTLDLEDFHQTERIADLPRRLTTSGAPDPAVPRAGDLAYYAPWGNLALYYRDGDSASADLLILGHVDADADRLGTADRITIEAAS, from the coding sequence ATGAACTCCGCCGCCCGCCGGGCCCTGGTCCGCGCCGTCCCGGCAGCCGCTCTCCTGCTGGCCGTGACCGCCTGCACCAGCGACTCGTCAGAAGTCACGCCGTCCTCCGCGTCCTCCTCCCCGGCGTCCTCGGGGCGGCAGGAGGCATCGACATCCGCCGCACCCAGTGCATCAGCCGAAAGGAACACCGCCATGGCCATCCGGGTCACCATCGACGGCCGGCCCGTCGACGCCACCCTGAACGACAGTCCTGCCGCCCGCGACTTCGCCGACCTGCTCCCGCTCACCCTGGATCTGGAGGACTTCCACCAGACGGAGCGGATCGCGGACCTGCCGCGCAGGCTGACCACCTCCGGAGCTCCGGACCCAGCCGTGCCCCGGGCCGGTGACCTGGCCTACTACGCGCCCTGGGGCAACCTGGCTCTCTATTACCGCGACGGCGACTCCGCCTCCGCCGACCTGCTCATCCTCGGCCACGTCGACGCCGACGCCGACCGACTCGGCACGGCCGACCGCATCACCATCGAAGCCGCCTCCTGA
- a CDS encoding helix-turn-helix domain-containing protein translates to MTSNVPLNELGEFLKKRRSELSPRTVGLPETGGPRRVNGLRREEVAQLASISTDYYTRLEQGRMQASAPVLDTLARVLHLDDDERGYLFQLAGKTTVRTRRHGRQKVQPQLQRVLDDLTATPAIVQGRRGDILAWNALAAALVTDFSRIPEKHRNYPRLIFTDPAMRSLYADWEGSARIAVAQVRMESAQYPEDPRLIELVGELSTRDKQFAQWWGDHRVAARTVGTKTLHHPVVGELVLDWDTLTANTDPDQHLTVWTAAPGSPTHERLRILASWAADQNMSPSSSLR, encoded by the coding sequence ATGACCAGCAACGTTCCTCTCAATGAGCTCGGCGAATTCCTCAAGAAGCGTCGCTCCGAGCTGAGCCCGCGCACGGTCGGGCTGCCGGAGACCGGCGGGCCCCGTCGGGTGAACGGGCTGCGCCGCGAGGAGGTCGCCCAGCTCGCCTCGATCAGCACGGACTACTACACGCGTCTTGAGCAGGGGCGAATGCAGGCGTCCGCTCCCGTGCTGGACACTCTCGCGCGGGTGCTCCATCTGGATGACGACGAGCGGGGCTATCTGTTCCAGCTCGCGGGCAAGACCACCGTCCGCACCCGGCGCCACGGCAGGCAGAAGGTACAGCCTCAGCTGCAACGCGTGCTGGATGACCTCACCGCCACCCCGGCCATTGTGCAGGGGCGGCGCGGTGACATCCTGGCGTGGAACGCGCTGGCGGCCGCGCTGGTCACCGACTTCTCCCGCATCCCGGAGAAGCACCGCAACTACCCGCGGCTCATCTTCACCGATCCGGCGATGCGCAGCCTGTACGCCGATTGGGAGGGCTCGGCACGGATCGCCGTGGCGCAGGTGCGGATGGAGTCGGCGCAGTATCCCGAGGATCCCCGGCTGATCGAGCTGGTCGGTGAACTGTCCACACGGGACAAGCAGTTCGCCCAGTGGTGGGGCGACCACCGCGTCGCCGCCCGCACCGTCGGCACCAAGACCCTCCATCACCCCGTGGTGGGTGAGTTGGTCCTGGACTGGGACACCCTCACCGCCAACACCGACCCCGACCAGCACCTCACCGTCTGGACCGCCGCCCCCGGGTCCCCCACCCACGAGCGGCTGCGCATCCTCGCTTCCTGGGCTGCCGACCAGAACATGTCGCCCTCTTCTTCCCTCCGCTGA